AGTATAGTGATGAATTTCTGGAAAGAATTCCTAACTTCATTATCTAAAATTCCTAGTTCTTTAAAGTTTTAAATAGATTTTTTTGTGTCACATCAACCAGAAAAGGACCTTTTTGCAAGAATTTCCTTCCAATAAGTAGCGGGTATTTCATGGCAGATCTATCAGTGAGCGAAAACTCAATGCTATAATTCCCGTCATAAAATTCAATCTCCGTTTGTATGAAATAGCGAAGTTCTGTTTCTCCATTTGAGCTTTTGACTTCCCGTTTATCGTGCAATGGCATTTCCAGCATTTTGTCGCTGTAGGATTCATGATCCGGGTCCAACATATAAAACCTGATCCATTCTTCATCTTCGCGTTTAAAAGGCTCTATATGATGACAATGCAGGCTTGAAGTAAAAGCTCCGGTATCAATTTTGGCGTCCAGGTTTTTGAATTCCCATTCAGGTAAATTTACCTGTTCAATTCTGCCAATAATCTTGTGGGTTGATGAATTCATTTATCTTTAAAAATAAAGGTTTTACTGCGCGATTCACATTTCCTGCTAAAATTTGTTTAGCTCTACTTTTGATTTCCTATCTTTACCTAATAATACAAATAAATCTATCTTATGCAGTCATTAAAGCTATTTTTGTTATTACCTGTTTTTCTATTTGTTTCTTGCAGCTCTACTAAAACCATTAATATTCAGGACGATTCTACTACACAAGCTACATTGTGGGTACAGAACTCGGCCGAATATAAAGCGATCACTACTCAGAACTATGCTTCAGCACTAAGAACCCTTCCCCTGCCTATGGAAGACTCATTCTGGACCGCATCGCTCAATCAGGAAGAAAACGATGAGTTTATGCGACTCCCTCCTGCTATTATTTTAGATATTGATGAGACCGTTTTAGATAACTCTCCCTTTCAGGCTCGAATGATTAAAAAAGGGTCAGACTTCAACATCGAAGACTGGAATGCCTGGTGTAAAGAAGCTAAAGCAGAAGCAATTGCCGGAGCCGTTGAGTTTACCCAGTATGCAGCCCGGGAAGGAATAACCATTTTCTACATAAGTAACCGTGGGTATGAAGTTGAAGAAGCAACCCGTCAGAATCTAATTGAAAAAGGATTCCCGGTCTCTTCTTCTATGGATAACATCATGACAAATGGCGAGGAACCCGGCTGGACGTCATCAAAAATTGAACGACGTAAGCAGGTTGAAGAAAACTATCGGGTTATTATGATGTTTGGTGATGACCTGAATGACTTCCTTCCCGCTAAAGAAATCTCACAAAAGAAAAGAGCAGATCTCGTGGATGAGTACAGCGATTACTTTGGCCGTCGCTGGTATATGCTTCCAAACCCTGTTTATGGTTCTTGGGAACAAGCCTTGTATGATTTTAACAGTGAGTTAAGTGAGGAAGAGCGGAATGAAAAGCTTCGCAAAAGATTGAATAGTAAGTCAGGAAACTGATTTCTGATGGTTTACAAGTATGACCGTAATCATTTCTAAACTATCCGTCCTTGTTTCTTTAAAAAAAGGAAATGTGGCCTTGAAAATTACATTTACTGCCATATTTTAGGGATCAATTTTCTGTCATCCAAGATTTCCCAAACTTCGTTATAAACTAATTAGTACAAATATGTATCCGTTTCCTACGCTCTTTGTTGATCTAGATATTGTTAAGAGCAATATCGAAAACATGGTTTCAAAAGCGGCTAAAACAGGCCTTGAACTTCGCCCTCATTTTAAGACACACCAGTCAAAAGTAATTGGCAAGATATTCCGTGAACAAGGCATAAAGGGGATTACTGTTTCCTCTCCAAAAATGGCTGATTATTTTGTAATGGATGATTGGGATGATATCACTATTGCATTCCCTGCCAATGTTTTAGCCCATAAAGAGTATAACCGAATCGCAGAGAACGCTTCCCTTAAGACCTTGGCAATTTCAAGAGAAGTTGTGGAAAAACTAGACAAGAAATTAAAGCATAAAATTGGTCTTTATGTAGAAATTGATCCGGACTATGGGCGGAGCGGAGTTCCTGTTTCTAACCTGGATGCAATTAAAGCAGTAGTCAATGCAATTGAGCAGTCTTCAAATTGTTACAATGCTGGTTTTTACTGCCATGCGGGACATACCTACAAGTGCCGTTCTAAGGAGGAAATTCGAAATAAAGGTAATGAAGTGCTCAATAAGCTTGAGGTCCTGAAAGAGCACTTCCCTGAGCTCCCTATCTGTTATGGGGATACTCCTTCGTGCAGTGTTCTGGAAGAATTTGGACCTGTAGATCAACTGAGTCCTGGTAATTTTGTGTTTTATGATTGGATGCAAGTTCAAATAGGATCTTGTTCACCAAATGAAATAGCCGTGCATATGGAATGTCCGATTATTGAAAAATTCTACGAAAGAACGGAAGTTTTAATTCACGGCGGAGCTATTCATTTCTCCAAAGACTCTGTGCAGATTGATGACTACCTCAGTTTTGGAGAACCAAAGCTTGAGTATCTATCCGAAGAAACCTATGTGAAAAGCTTATCCCAAGAACATGGGGTTATACAGTGCAGCCCAAATGTTTTCAGTAAGGTTCATGTGGGTGAAACCATACAAATATTTCCCATACACTCATGCCTCACGGCAAATTTGATGGGTAAATACTTTACCAAGAAAGGTCAGGTACTCGACCACATGAATTATCAGCCCAATTAAAAAGGGAAGATCAGCTTAGACCTTCCCTTAAATGAATCAATAAAATAAGTCGTCACCCTGAACTTGTTTCAGGGTCTGAGAAGAGTGATTTATTGAACCCGACAAGCTTTTTCGCTAATACCTCATCCTTTTCAGATGCTGAATCGAGTTCGGCATGACGACCTATTAGCTCATGATGCCTTTTCTGCCTTAGAATAGCCTAAACAAAATACGTACAGTTGCCATTTGTAGGCTGAGTGACTGCAGTAATTATTCTAAACCGAACTAACGTTTCTGCTGCTATCCCTTGTAGTAATAATCATCTGCTTTGGTGGGAGTTTTATCCATGGTATCCCGCTCAACGTATTCGAAATAATCGAAATCTGCTGGCTTCTTTCGCCCTGATAAATCTTGATTACATACTCCTACAAACGCCCCGGTGAAGTGTCCATCCCCTCCTCCATCGTCATATTCGTCAGAAAGAGTACTAGCGTCAAATATTTGTCCGGTGAAGTTCCAGTCATCACCATTCTCGGAGTAGAAGAACCGAAGTTTGTCATAATCAACTTTAGCTCGCAAGTAAACCGGGCCTTCATCGTTCACAGAAATGCGATTTTGATGCAGCGGCTCTTCATATTCGCCTTTAATATTTGTAATGATATCGATGCAGCGGCCCAGTTCTTCATGCCATGTTACATGTAAGTAGTAAAAGTTCTTGTTATCGTACATGCAGATTAAGCCAGCCATCTGCTGAAAGGTTTCAGGGGCGAACTCAAGCTTAGTTTCAGTAGTATAGAAAAAGGATTGTTGGCGTCGGGCAACTAATGACTGCCGATGGTGTGAATTCAGGGATTCACCGCCGTACAGCCGTAAATAACCGGGTCTTTCGGTTAGGGAAACCAGGTCTTTTGAAATATCAACCCGTAAAAACTGGAAATTGATGTCCAATTCCTCTGAATCGAAATCGTCCCGGCTTGGTTCTTTCTCCCAAGGATGTTCCGGCAAATCCGGTCCGTCTATAACCAAGCTTGGTTCGTTAGTGCCATCAGCAAGTTCCAGCCAGCCAGCATCATTCCAAACTACTTTCTGCAGGGCTGTCTCCCTTCCCATTGGGCAACGACCGCGAGACGGCATTCTTCGCCCTGCCAAGTGAGCCAGGTACCATTCTCCGGTTTGCGTTTCCACTAGGGAAGCATGACCCGCTCGCTGTAGCTCAAGCTCGGGATTATTAAAGGATGTCAGCATAGGGTTATTCGGATCGGTTTCGTACGGTCCGTCGATATTCTTTGACCGAGCCATGGTTACGGCGTGACGAAGTACCGTTCCCCCTTCCGCCGTCATCAGATAATAGTACCCATCTTTTTTATACAGGTGAGGCGCTTCGGTAAGCTTGATATCGGTGCCTGTGTAAATATTTTTAACTGGCCCGACAAGCTTTTCTTGCTCATGATCATATTCCTGAAGCAGAATTCCACCAAACGGATGTTTCTCAGATCGGTGATCCCAAACCATGTTCACAAACCACTTTTTCCCATCGTCATCATGAAACAGCGATGGATCAAATCCGGAGCTGTTCATGTAAATTGGTTCTGACCAGTCCCCCGAAATTGAATCCGAAGTAACCAGATAGTTGTGAGCATCTTTGAACGCTCCTCTAAAGGTCTTCACATCGGTATAAATTAGAAAGAACGTACCTTCATGATAAGACAAACAAGGCGCCCAGACTCCACATGAGTTTGGATTTCCGGTCATATCCAGCTGAGAAGTTCTGTTTAAAGGATGCGCAATAAGCTTCCAATTTTTGAGGTCCTTGGAGTGATGTATCTGAACCCCGGGAAACCATTCAAACGTTGAGGTTGCGATGTAATAATCGTCGCCTACTCGTAAAATGGAAGGATCAGGATTAAAGCCGGGAAGTATGGGATTGGTAATTTTCATAATGCGATCTGTAGTACTTCGAAAAATTGGTTATCGGTTTTAAGGCTATCCAATATCAATATATCGCAACGGACATTCCACCCTTATTTAAAATTTTTGCTCATAATTTTGAGCAAATTCCCGCAAATCTTTTTTTCCCTAAGCTACTACCATTCTGTTTCGCTGACAGGGCCAAGCTTCCCTTCTGCTTTCTTTAGGATTTCATCGGAATCGAATATCACCCCTCCCTTGATGACGGTATGTACGCTTCGGGTGTTACGAATGTCGTTAAGTGGATTTCCTTTGATCACCATGAGGTCAGCGAGTTTGGATACTTCAATGGTTCCGATTCGATCCCCCCAGCCAATAGCTTCTGCCCCGTTAATGGTAGCTATTTTAAGCACGTCGGCGTTACTGATTCCTGCATTAGCCATGATATCCATCTCCCTATGGATGAAAAAACCATTCATGTAATTACCCAGATTCAAATCCAGATAGAACGGGCGATCTGTTCCCAGCGTAACTCTGCCTCCCATTTCGTGATACCTTTTTAGCAAGATTTTCTTTTTGGCATACACGCTGGCAATCGTCGGCTGGATGTCTTGAGGTTCGTTATCTGTTGCCTTGATAAACTCAGCAGTAAATGGTGTCAGGTATTTGTATTCATCAACCCAATAGTCAAAGGCACCGTCATTGCTTCGGGACCAGCCGCCGTAGGTTCCGATGGTAGCGTTGAAAGCGACACCATGATCTATGAAGTCTTGCATGGCATCTTCCACACCCTCACTTTGGGTATTTAAATTAGCGATTTCATCATAGGCACCTGATTCACCGGGCAGCATTTCTCCTCCCAAAAAGTGTTCAACGCGATCAATTCCCAATTCAATGGCATCTGCTGAACTCACTCCTCCATATGCTCCTGAACCCAGGTGTGCAGTCACGGTCAAACCATAATTATGAGCTCGTTCAATTAAATACTTTAACTGATTGTAGCTGATACCTTTAGCTTTGAATCCATTCGTGCCTTTTTCCGCCCATTCATCCACAATACTGTAGATATCTTCTTTAGTGAAGTCGCGATTCCATTCCGAATTTGCTGATCCGAAATATGGACCGGAGTTTAAAATTCTTGGTCCGATAGCCCCTCCTCTGTTCA
The window above is part of the Balneola sp. genome. Proteins encoded here:
- a CDS encoding 5'-nucleotidase, lipoprotein e(P4) family, whose protein sequence is MQSLKLFLLLPVFLFVSCSSTKTINIQDDSTTQATLWVQNSAEYKAITTQNYASALRTLPLPMEDSFWTASLNQEENDEFMRLPPAIILDIDETVLDNSPFQARMIKKGSDFNIEDWNAWCKEAKAEAIAGAVEFTQYAAREGITIFYISNRGYEVEEATRQNLIEKGFPVSSSMDNIMTNGEEPGWTSSKIERRKQVEENYRVIMMFGDDLNDFLPAKEISQKKRADLVDEYSDYFGRRWYMLPNPVYGSWEQALYDFNSELSEEERNEKLRKRLNSKSGN
- a CDS encoding amidohydrolase, yielding MKSITAFVALLSFILLSSPVAFTQDLIIQGGWLVQVEEGTAIENPGITIVAGKIHEIGNPSREDFPILRLEDQDYILPGLIDLHSHYHVRYNGVTKTDTVVTPKLFLANGVTTTFTAGDPNPELTLEFKHKVNRGGAIGPRILNSGPYFGSANSEWNRDFTKEDIYSIVDEWAEKGTNGFKAKGISYNQLKYLIERAHNYGLTVTAHLGSGAYGGVSSADAIELGIDRVEHFLGGEMLPGESGAYDEIANLNTQSEGVEDAMQDFIDHGVAFNATIGTYGGWSRSNDGAFDYWVDEYKYLTPFTAEFIKATDNEPQDIQPTIASVYAKKKILLKRYHEMGGRVTLGTDRPFYLDLNLGNYMNGFFIHREMDIMANAGISNADVLKIATINGAEAIGWGDRIGTIEVSKLADLMVIKGNPLNDIRNTRSVHTVIKGGVIFDSDEILKKAEGKLGPVSETEW
- a CDS encoding glycoside hydrolase 43 family protein, whose product is MMKITNPILPGFNPDPSILRVGDDYYIATSTFEWFPGVQIHHSKDLKNWKLIAHPLNRTSQLDMTGNPNSCGVWAPCLSYHEGTFFLIYTDVKTFRGAFKDAHNYLVTSDSISGDWSEPIYMNSSGFDPSLFHDDDGKKWFVNMVWDHRSEKHPFGGILLQEYDHEQEKLVGPVKNIYTGTDIKLTEAPHLYKKDGYYYLMTAEGGTVLRHAVTMARSKNIDGPYETDPNNPMLTSFNNPELELQRAGHASLVETQTGEWYLAHLAGRRMPSRGRCPMGRETALQKVVWNDAGWLELADGTNEPSLVIDGPDLPEHPWEKEPSRDDFDSEELDINFQFLRVDISKDLVSLTERPGYLRLYGGESLNSHHRQSLVARRQQSFFYTTETKLEFAPETFQQMAGLICMYDNKNFYYLHVTWHEELGRCIDIITNIKGEYEEPLHQNRISVNDEGPVYLRAKVDYDKLRFFYSENGDDWNFTGQIFDASTLSDEYDDGGGDGHFTGAFVGVCNQDLSGRKKPADFDYFEYVERDTMDKTPTKADDYYYKG